In Marinobacterium sp. LSUCC0821, the DNA window GCTTCCAGACAATCGAAGCATTACTTGATACATTATCCAACCCGACCTAAGGGCAAGGCTAAGAGATATGTTTAAAAAGCTCCTAAAACCATTCGCGCCAGCGGCACTCTTAATCCTATCGACCACATCGATTCAGGCTGCAGAGACACTGCTTCCGCTATCAGGCGAACTGAAGGAGTTGGATAACCTCTACTCAGTTGAGGTGGTGCTTTTTAAACAGAAAGAGCCAGCAATGGATGAGGAGAAGTGGCGTGAGAATCTACCACCTCTCGACTACTCAAAAGCGGCAGTACCCCTCTTCAATGAGGGTGTATTACTAAGCCGAATGGAAGAGTTATCTATTACAGATTTTGCTTTAATTGACCAAGCTAACCGTTTGAATAAAAAAGGTTATCAGGTTCTTTATCACAACAGTTGGTTAGAGCGTTTCAGCCCTGGCAGTAAATCGAGTGTGATGATTTTAGATCCAATGGGAAGCTTCGAAGGGACGATCAATATCGAGCGTCAACGCTACCTTCACGTCAACCCTGTAATCTCCTATTACCCCGACAGATTTAGCGATGCACTGCCACCCGAAAAGACCATTCGCCTAAACGAAACCCGCCGAATGAAGTCGACCGACCTCCACTACATCGACCACCCAGTGCTCGGCATGCTCGTCCTCTTCCGCCCCATAAAAGACAGCACCCCCGACCTGTTCGAAGAACCAACCCCGCCTGCTGCAGAAGAGCCAGCGACGTTGGAAGAGCTTTTGAAGCAGCAATAGCGATAGCCAGATCAAAACCAAAAGCAAATATCCAGCCTAAAGACTGGTCATTGGTACTTTTTGGTCAGCAAAAAGCACCCTCACCGAAAATTGCGTCCTGCATTTTCGGTATACCAACCATCCATGGTTATAAAAAATGACCACGCTCACTCGGCCTGCGGCACGCTCCGTTCAATGATTTTTGTAGGAGCTAGCCCACAGGGCGAAGCGAAATATTAAAAGCATCGCTTCGCCTTTCAGGCTAGCTCCTACCCTCGATCGGACGTTGACGACTGGCACGAGATTCGAATTTGGCACCCTATTTCCCCGTCCGACTGAGAACGAGCACGTTACTTTTTTTCGGTTAAAAGCTTGTCAGGCTAAGGCCATGGACGGCCGAAGAGCACAACGGAGGCAGGAGCCGACTTAATGCCATGGATGGCATGTATTCCGTTAATGCAGGAGCAATTAACGGTTTGTGCGGTCCTGATAAGCTTCAGAAAAAGAGTATCGCGCACAGTGTGCCGAAGGCCGAAGGAGCGGGGTGTCCTTTTGCTTACTTTTCCGACAAGGGAAAAGTAAGGCTGGCCGACGTAAGTCGGGTAGAAATGCTTTTGATCTTAAAAAGAGATCAAGCTTATCAATCTTTAGCTATCAACCCGGCTCTGGCATCGATGCTAGGTGCAGGGTTGAGGTTGGGTAGGCAATTTCGGCGCCGTGGAGTTGGATGGTCTCCATCACTTTAACGAGAATATCCTGCTTCACTTCATGGTATTTCACCCAATCAACGGTGCGGGTGAAGGTGTAAATCATAATATCGAGCGAGGATGGCCCGAAGTGGTTGAGGTTTACGATCAAGGTTTGGGTATGGTCGATCTCTGGGTGGTTCTTAAGCATCGTTTTAATGCCTTTAACGATCGACTCAACCACCTGCGCATCATCGTAACGCACCCCTACCGTCTCGTAGATTCGGCGGTTGTGCATACGCGATGGGTTCTCTACTGAGATATTGGTAAAGGTTGAGTTTGGCACATAGAGCGGACGCTTATCGAAGGTGCGAATACGCGTTAGACGCCATCCGATCGCCTCTACGGTACCCTCTATCTCTTGATCCGGTGAACGAATCCAGTCGCCCACTTTAAATGGACGATCCATATAGATCATCAGACCACCAAAGAAGTTCGCAAGCAGATCTTTAGCCGCAAAACCGACAGCAAGACCACCGACACCACCAAAGGCGAGAATACCGGAGACGCTAACCCCTAGATGCTGAAGTAGAATTAGTGCCGTAAAGACGATCACTGTAAGCCTTAGCAACTTAGCCACTGCATCGGCGGTCATCTTATCGACACCGGGCTTACCCGCTACGCCCAACACCATTCGATGCTCCACCCGCTCGATAAATCGAATCACGGTCCATGCAACCAATGGGATATAAGCAAAGGCACGCACTGCCTGTGCTACGGTCTGATCGATTGAGTCGAGCGAGGTAACGGCGATATCAAAGGCGTGCGTAAGACCAACAATCCAAATCAACAGACTCAGAGGTGGACGCAGGGTATCTATCACCACCTCGTTCCAGGTCTCTGAAAGATTGGCAATCATCGGCACTATGCGGTCTAACAGTGCACTGCTTAGAAGAGAGACGAACAATGTAAGGGCGAGTACTAAAACACCCTCTAGCGCCCACTGGTAAGGAACT includes these proteins:
- a CDS encoding mechanosensitive ion channel family protein yields the protein MLNNLLNWLTSPLLESVPALVPYQWALEGVLVLALTLFVSLLSSALLDRIVPMIANLSETWNEVVIDTLRPPLSLLIWIVGLTHAFDIAVTSLDSIDQTVAQAVRAFAYIPLVAWTVIRFIERVEHRMVLGVAGKPGVDKMTADAVAKLLRLTVIVFTALILLQHLGVSVSGILAFGGVGGLAVGFAAKDLLANFFGGLMIYMDRPFKVGDWIRSPDQEIEGTVEAIGWRLTRIRTFDKRPLYVPNSTFTNISVENPSRMHNRRIYETVGVRYDDAQVVESIVKGIKTMLKNHPEIDHTQTLIVNLNHFGPSSLDIMIYTFTRTVDWVKYHEVKQDILVKVMETIQLHGAEIAYPTSTLHLASMPEPG
- a CDS encoding CsiV family protein — translated: MFKKLLKPFAPAALLILSTTSIQAAETLLPLSGELKELDNLYSVEVVLFKQKEPAMDEEKWRENLPPLDYSKAAVPLFNEGVLLSRMEELSITDFALIDQANRLNKKGYQVLYHNSWLERFSPGSKSSVMILDPMGSFEGTINIERQRYLHVNPVISYYPDRFSDALPPEKTIRLNETRRMKSTDLHYIDHPVLGMLVLFRPIKDSTPDLFEEPTPPAAEEPATLEELLKQQ